CGCATGAGCTTGTCGGACGGCGGGCGTGCCTACTATCTCGAATGCTGCCGCCTGCTCGACGAGGTCGATGCGCTGGAACTGGCCACGCGCGGCTGTACCGGCAAGGTGGCGGGGCGGCTGCGCGTGAATGCGCCGCTGTCGTTCGGCCTGAAGGTGCTGTCGCCCTTGCTGCCGGACTTCATGGCCCGTTATCCGGACGTCAAGATCGAGATGACCCTGGATGACCGCCTGCGCGACGTGGTGGGCGAGGGCTATGACGTGTCGCTGCGCATCCGCGCCGCGCTGGCCGATTCGTCCCTGGTGGCGCGCCGCCTGGGCGACGTCGAGCAGATGATTTGCGCAGCGCCGGCCTACCTGGCGCGGCGCGGCACGCCGCGCCAGGCGCAGGACTTGCACGGCCACGACTGCCTCGCTTACCGCCTGGCCGACAGTCCCGGCGTCTGGCAGCTGGCCGGCCCGGAGGGGCCGAGCAGCATCGTGCTGCCCGTGCGCTTTTCCGCCGACAGCAGCCTGCTGCTGGCCGATATGCTGGTGGCGGGCATCGGTGTGGGGGCGCTGCCGTCGTTCGTCGCCGCGCCGCTGCTGGCCAGCGGCGCCCTGGTGCGCGTGCTGTCGTCGCACGGCATGGCCAGGCGCGGCGTGTATGCCTTGACGCCCGACGGACGCCACGTGCAGGAAAAGGTGCGCGCCTTTTGCGACTTCCTGGCCGGGGCGCTGCAGGGGGGCTAGGCACCCGGTGTTTTCCAGTGCAACCATCCTGCGCGCTTTTTTTCTTGCGCAAGCGCGTCGGGCATGAGCTTTGATAGTATCCTCGTACTTGCTGGGCGGCCGGAGCGCCGCACATTCGAGGAAACCGGAATAAGCGATCGACAATGCACACTTTGAGCAAGGGCGGGGCGGTATCGGGCTTCAGGATATGGGCGGGCGGCCTGCTGCTGGCCCTGGCGGTGGGCGGTGCCCTGTATGCGGGCGCGGCGCGCACGGTCAATGACGACGCCGAACAGCGTTTCGACAATCTCACGCATGGCGCCCAGCATAGCCTGATCACGCGCGTAAAAAGCTATTCCGACCTGCTGCGCGGCCTCGAGGCCCTGTTCCGCACCAGCGAGCACCTGACGCGCCGCCAGTTCCACGATTACGTGGCCGGCCTCGATATCGTGCGCCAGTTCCCGGCCATCGAATCGGTCAACTACGCGGCGGCCGTCCCGTCGGCGCAGCGCCCCGCCTTCATCGAGGCCGTGCGCCGTGACACCAGCCTGGCGCCGCGCGGCTATCCCGCTTTCACCATCCGGCCTGCGGGCGAGCGGCCTGAATACACGGTGCTCACCTACCTGGAGCCCGATTCCCTGCTGGCCGAACGCCTGGGCGTCGATATCGGCGCCAACCCGCTGGTGGCGCAGTCGCTGGCGCAGGCCCGCGACAGCGGCCAGGTCAGCGCATCGGGGCAGGTGATCATGATCAAGGGGCCGCCCGCGCATATCGGCCTGGGCATGCGCCTGCCCGTGTACCGCAATGGCATGCCGCAGGGCAGCGTGGCCGAGCGCCGCGCCGCCTACCAGGGCTCCGTCGGCATCGGCTTTGGCGTGGCGCAGCTGGTGCACAGCGCGCTCGAACGCAGCGCCCTGGAACCGCTGCACCTGACCCTGTACAGCGCGGCCGACCCTTTGACGGCCAGCGGGCCCCTGTCCATCACGCCGCAGGACCGCCTGCTGTTCAACGATGACGGCGACCTGGCGGCGCCGCCGCCGCAACCGGGCAGCGATGCCGACTATTTCGACCAGGTGCTGCCCGTCGCTTACCAGGGCGGCCTGTGGAAAGCCCATTTCCGCGTGCGCAAGGCAGAGCTGTACAGCCCCTTCGACCGCTATTTTCCATGGCTGGCGCTGGGCGTCGGCGTGGCCGGCACCCTGCTCATTTACGGCTATATCTTTACCTTGTACCGGTCGCGCCGCAGCGCGGTGGCGCAGCGCACCCTGCTCGATACGGTGCTCGACAGCGTCGACGCCTACGTCTACATGAAGGATGCCGACCTGCGCTACCGCTATGTGAATGCGCGCACGGCAACCATCCTCGGCCGTCCCGCGGAGCAGCTGATCGGCCGCCAGGATGGCGAGTTGATGCTCGGCGATGCGGCGGCCGCCGCGCAGTTGACGGAGCGCCAGGTCTTCGACAGCGGCGCCAAGTTCGTCGGCGAGGAGCGCTTCGTCGATGCGCAGGGCCAGGTGCATCACCTGTGGAGCGTGAAGGTGCCGCTGGGCTTGCCCGGTCCCGTCACGGGCCTGATCGGCCTGTCCACCGACGTGACGGAACTGCACCGCCTGAAAGAGCAGGCCGACGCGGCCAGCCAGGCCAAGAGCGACTTCCTGTCGAACATGAGCCATGAAATCCGCACGCCGATGAACAGCATTATCGGCATGGCGCACCTGGCGCTGAAATCGGTGGCCGATGCGCGCCAGCGCGACTATCTGCAGAAAATCTTCCATTCGGGCCAGCATTTGCTGGGCCTGATCAACGACATCCTCGATTTTTCCAAGATCGAGGCGGGCAAGCTGGAACTGGAAGTGCTGGACTTCCGTCTCGACACCCTGCTGGCGAACATCGCCAGCCAGCTGGGCGACGCGGCCGCCGTCAAGGGCCTGGCGCTGCAGTTCGATATCGCGTCCGAGCTGCCGCAGCGCTGGCGCGGCGACCCGCTGCGCCTGGAGCAGGTCTTGCTGAACCTGACCAGCAACGCCATCAAGTTTTCCGACAATGGCAGCATCTTCGTGCGCGTGCGCCAGTCCGAGGAGCGCGCCAGCCATGCCATGCTGCGCTTCGAGGTGCAGGACCGGGGCATCGGCATGAACCAGGAAGAGGTGGCGCAGCTGTTCCGCTCCTTCCACCAGGCCGACCCGTCGACCACGCGCAAGTATGGCGGCAGCGGCCTGGGGCTGGTGATCAGCAAGCAGCTGGTGGAGCTCATGGGCGGCAAGGTGGGCGTGTACAGCCAGCCGGGCCTGGGCAGCACCTTCTGGTTCACGGCGCGCCTGGAGAAGAGCGCGCAGGGGGCCGACGAGCGCATCGCCGAAGTGGAGCCGGAAGTGCTGGGGGTGATCCGCGGCGCCTCCATCCTGCTGGTGGAAGACAACATCTTCAGCCAGCAGGTGGGCTGCGAGCTGCTGGAAGACGCGGGCGCCACTGTTTGCGTCGCCTGCAATGGCCGCGAGGCGCTGGAATTGCTGGCCCGCCAGCGCTACGACTGCGTGCTGATGGACGTGCAGATGCCGGAGATGGACGGCTTCGAGGCGACGCGCCGCATCCGCGCCGATCCGAAACTGGCCGGCCTGCTGGTGATCGCCATGACGGCCAACGCGGGCAGCGAAGACCGCGCCCGCTGCCTGGAGGCGGGCATGGATGAATTCGTGACCAAGCCGATCGCCCCGAATCTGCTGTTTCACCTGCTGGCGAAATGGTTTCGCCTGCGTGGCGGCATTGGCGGCATCGGCCGCGACAGGCTGGCGGCGGCACCGACAGCGCCGACAGCGCCGCCATCGGACGCCGCGCCGGAATCGCGCGACACGGCCATCCTCGATCTGGCCACCCTGGCGCTCACGTTCAGCAATGACGCCGTGAAGATGCGCAAGTACACCCAGCTGTTTCTCGACACGGCGCGCGACGGCATCGCCGAAATGGAGCAAGCCTTGGCGCTGGAAGACCTGGGGCGCCTGGCCGACCTGGGCCACCGCAGCAAATCGTCGGCGCTGGCCGTGGGCGCGCACGCTTTCGCCGCCCTGTGCCTGTCGATCGAAGGCTTGCGCCTGGGCGGCGACATGCAGCAGGCGCGCGCCTTGCTGGCGGCGCTCGGGCCGGCGCTGGCGCAGGTGGCGGAACAAATTTCCATGGAATTTGCCGCCAGCGACGCCCCTTGAGGCAGGCAGCGGCGATAATAGGCGTTTGACGTCTCCGGTCACCCGGCCGGAGACGCGGCAACCCATCGGATCAGCATGCATACACCCGTCACGCCCGGCCTCCTCATCCTGCATGGCAACCAGCTGGAACAGCTGCGCGCCGCCGTCTTCCAGTGGCTGCGCCAGCATCCGCTGGCGCCGCTGGAAACGGATATCTTCCTGGTACAGTCGAACGGCGTGGCCGAATGGCTGAAGATCGCCCTGGCCGAGGAGATGAAAGTGTGCGCCGCCACGCGCATCGCGCTGCCGGCGCGCCTGCTGTGGGAAAGCTACCGGGGCATGCTGGGCCGCGAGCGCGTCCCGCGCGTGTCGCCTTTCGATAAATCCCCGCTGACCTGGCGTTTGATGCGCCTGTTGCCGTCGCTGCTGGCCGACCCGGTGTTTGCGCCGCTGCGCTACTTCCTGGCCGATGGCGATTGCGAACGCCGGCTGCAGCTGGCCGAGCGCCTGGCCGACTTGTTCGACCAGTACCAGGTCTACCGCGCCGACTGGCTGGCCGACTGGGCGGCCGGGCGCGACCAGTTGCGCACGGCGCGCGGGGAAGCCATCGTCTTGAAGGAAGACCAGCGCTGGCAGGCACAGTTGTGGCGCGCCGTGGGCCAGGACGTCGAGGCCTTGGAGCGCGATACGGGCCGCGCCGACATCCATGAGGCCTTCCTGGCGGCGATCGCCGCCGGCGATGCGCCGCTTGGCAAGCTGCCGCGCAGGGTGGTGCTGTTCGGCGTGTCGGCCTTGCCGTACCAGACCTTGCAGGCGCTCGCTGCGCTGGCGCGCCACACGCAGGTGGTGCTGGCCGTGCCCAATCCATGCCAGTTCTACTGGGGCGACATCATCGACGGGCGCGACTTGCTGCGCGCGGAAAACAAGCGCCAGCGGCAGCGCAACGGCACCGACCTGGCGCACATTCCGCTGGAAGAATTGCATGCGCACAGCCATCCGCTGCTGGCCAGCTGGGGCAGGCAAGGGCGCGATTTCATCCGCATGCTTGACGAATTCGACGAACACGCGCAAGCCGAAGGGCGTGACGACAGCCTGCGCATCGACCTGTTCGGCGAGGAGACGGGCGAAACCCTGCTGCAGCAGGTGCAGGTGGCCATCCGCGAACTGCGCCCGCTGGCCGAGCATGAGCAGATGCCGCCCGAGGCAGGCGACCGCTCGATCGAATTTCACGTGGCGCACAGCGTGCAGCGCGAAGTGGAAGTGCTGCACGACCAGCTGCTGGCCATGTTCGCGCACAGCGCCGAGACGCTCTTGCGTCCGCGCGACGTGGTCGTGATGGTGCCCGACATCGACACGTTTACGGCCGCCATCCACGCCGTTTTCGGCCAGTACCGGCGCAACGACGAGCGTTTTATTCCGTTCGAGATCGGCGACGTGAAGGACCGCAGCGTCAACCCGCTGCTCGTCGCGCTCGAGTGGCTGCTGCAGCTGCCGCAGCAGCGCTGCCGCCAGAGCGAGGTGCGCGACCTGCTCGACGTGCCGGCGCTGGCGGCACGTTTTGGCCTGCAGCCGGACGACCTGGCCACCCTGGGCGCCTGGATCGAAGGGGCGGGCGTGCGCTGGGGCCTGGACCAGGAACACCGCGCCGGCCTGGGGCTGGGCGCGGCCGGCGAGCAGAATGCGTGGATCTTCGGCGTGCGGCGCATGCTGCTCGGCTATGCCAGCGGCAGTGGCGCCAGCTTCGGCGGCATCGAGCCGTATGCGGAAGTGGGCGGCCTCGATGCGGCGCTGGCAGGGTCTTTGGCGCAGCTGGTCGAGGCGCTGCTGCACTGGCGCACCGTGCTGGCCGGCGCGCGCACGCCCGCCGAGTGGGGCGCGCAGGCGCGCGCGCTGCTGGCCGCCTTTTTCGATGCGGACGACGAGGGCGACCGCCTGACCCTGGCGCAGCTCGAGGGCGCCTTGCAGGGCTGGCTGGAAACCTGCGGGCATGCGGGCTTTGTCGAGCCGGTACCGCTGTCCGTGCTGCGCGTGGCGTGGCTGGGCGCGCTGGACGAACCGACTCTGAACCACCAGTTCGTCTCCGGCGGCGTGACTTTCTGTACCCTGATGCCGATGCGCGCCGTGCCGTTTCGCGTCGTCTGCCTGCTGGGCATGAACGATGGCGATTTCCCGCGCCGCGCGCAGAAGGCCGATTTCGACCTGCTGGCGCTGCCCGGCATGGCGCGCCCGGGCGACCGCTCGCGCCGCGACGACGACCGCTACCTGATGCTCGAAGCCTTGCTGGCCGCGCGCGACAAACTGTACGTGAGCTGGGTGGGGCGCAATGTGCGCGACAATTCCGAGCAGCCGCCGTCCGTGCTGGTGTCGCAGCTGCGCGATTACCTGGCCGCCGGCTGGTCGCTGGACCGGCACTTGGTATCGCTGACCACGGAGCACGCGCTGCAGCCGTTCAGCCGCCGCTATTTCGAGGCCGATGGCTTGCTGACCTATGCGCGCGAATGGCGCGTGGTCCATACCGATGCCGATGCGGCCGATGCCGATGCGCAGGCCGCCGCGCTGCCGCTGGGCCCTTACGAACTCGATCCCGGCACGCGTCTGAAGCTGGGCGAGCTGGCCAGCTTTTTGCGCCAGCCCGTCAAGTACTTCTTTCGCCGCCGCTTGAGCGTGTATTTCGCCGACGCCGCCATGCTGGGCGAGGATGAGGAGCCGTTCGGCCTGAACGCGCTCGAGCGCTACCTGCTGGAAGACACCATGCTCGATGACGGCGGCGCCGTGGAAGATATCGACGACGTGCGCGCCAGCCTGGAGGCGCGCGCGGCGCGCCTGGCGCGCGAAGGCGTGCTGCCCATCGGCCTGATCGGCCGGCAGGTGCAGGCGCAGCTGGTCGAGGCGCTGGTGCCCGTGCGCAGCGCGTGGCTGTCCTTGCGCGCCTCGTTCCCGCTGGCGGCCGACAAGCGCGCCATCAACCTGCCCTTCGGCGAAGTGCAGATCGACGACTGGCTCGACAGATTGTGCAGCAACGGGCAGGAGACGGCCTGGCTGATGCAGATTTCCTCGAAGGTGACGGACAAGGGCGGCCAGGCGCGCGGCGACAAGCTGATGCTGATGTGGCTGCGCCAGCTGGCCGCCGCCGCCCTCGGCTTTCCCGTCACCGGCTACCTGGTGGCGCGCGACGCCATCGTCAGCATGGCGCCGCTCGATCCGGCCAGTTCGCGCGACGCCCTGGCCACCCTGCTGGCGCTGTGGCGCGAAGGCATGAACCATCCGCTGCCAACGGCCTGCAAGACGGGCCTGGCGCTGGTGCAGCAGGGCGACCCGCGCGCCGTGTATGACGGCGGCTTCGATATCTCGGGCGAGCGCGATGAGCTGTGCCTGGCGCGCCTGTGGCCCGAGTTTGCCGCGCTGGCCGCGGAGGAAGCATGGGAAGACTGCACGCGCGAGCTGTATGGCCCGCTGGCCGACTGGCTGCAGCAACACATCACGATCGACCCGATCAGCGCGCCCGATGATGGCGCGGGAGAAGAACCATGACGAGCCACCTGCTCAACCCCCTGGCGTTTCCGCTGCACGGCTCGCGCCTGATCGAGGCCTCCGCCGGCACCGGCAAGACCTGGACCATCGCCGCGCTGTACGTGCGGCTCGTGCTGGGACACGGCGACGATGACAGCCGTTTCACGCGTCCGCTGCTGCCGGCCGACATTTTGGTGATGACGTTTACGCGCGCCGCCACGCGCGAATTGTCGAACCGCGTGCGCGAGCGCCTGATCGAGGCGGCCGCGTATTTTCGGCACGAATCTGGCATTGAATCCGGCGGCGGCGACCCGTTTCTCGACGCCCTGCTCGAGTCCTGTCCGGACGAGAGCGAACGGCAAAAGGCCGCGCACCGGCTGATGCTGGCCGCCGAGACGATGGATGAAGCGGCCATTTTCACCATCGACGCCTGGTGCCAGCGCATGCTGCGCGAGCACGCGTTCGACAGCGGCAGCCTGTTCGACGAAGAACTGGTCAGCGACGAGCAAGCGCTGTTCGAGGATGCGGCCCACGATTACTGGCGCCAGCAAGTCTATCCCTTGCCGCCGCAGGCGCTCGACGTGCTGCTGGCATGCTGGCCCGACGTCGGCGCGTTGAAGAAGGGCGCGCGCGAGCTGGCGCGCCGCGCCGACAGCATGCAGATGGCGGACGAGGAACCGTTGTCCACCCTGATCGCGCGCGAACAGCGGGCGCTGGCCGCGCAGCTGGCCACCCTGAAGGCGGGTTGGGTCGAGCGCGTGGACCAGATGGCCGCCTGGATCAACGACCACCGCGCCATCAATCCCAAATGTTTTAACGGTGTCAAGATGAAGCCGGAGAACCTGGCGAAGTGGTTCGACGGCTTGCGCCGCTGGGCGCAGGATCCGCTCCTGCTGCTGCCCGCCATCACGGCCAAGGCGTGGGAACGATTGACGCCGTTCGGCATCGAGGATGCGTTTGCCAAGAGTTTCACGGCCCAGGTGCCCGAGTGCTTCCAGCATACGGAAGCGCTGGGCATCGCCCTGGCGGCCATCACGCCGCTGGCGCACAAGCTGCACCTGCATGCGGCGGCGGCCATCGCGCGGCGCATGGATCAGTTAAAACGCCAGTCGCGCCAGTTCGGCTTTGCCGACATGCTGCAGCGCCTGCACGACGCGCTGGCCGGCGAGAATGGCCCGGCCCTGCGCCAGCGCATCATCGACCAGTATCCGCTGGCGATGGTCGATGAATTCCAGGATACGGCGCCCGCGCAGTACCAGATATTCAATTTGCTGTACCGCATCGCCGACAACGATCCGGCGCTGGGCCTGTTCCTGATCGGCGACCCGAAACAGTCGATCTACGGCTTTCGCGGCGCGGACATCCAGAGCTACCTGGCGGCGCGGCGCGCCACGGCAGGGCGCCACTACCAGCTGGGCACCAACTACCGCTCGACGGCGCCCCTGGTGGCGGCCGTCAACCAGCTGTTCCTGCACGCCGAGCGCGACGAGGTGCCGGCCGGCGCCTTCCGCTACCGCAAAGGAGGCGAGAATCCGCTGCCGTTCGAGGCCGTCGACGCCAAGGGGCGTGATGAATACCTGGTGAACGCCGGCGGCCCGCTGCCGGCCCTGCTGGCCGCCTGCGCCAGCGATGAAGGGCTGCGCGGCGACGGCTACCGTGAGTATTTCGCCCAGCACTGCGCGGAGCACATCGTCGCCATGCTGGGCGATGCGCAAGCCGGTTTCGCTGGCCCCGACGGTTTTACGCGCCTGCAGCCGGCCGATATCGCCGTGCTCGTGCGCGACCGCAAGGAAGCGGCGGCCATCCGCCGCGCGCTGGCGCGCCGCCGGGTCGCCAGCGTCTACCTGTCCGACAAGGATTCCGTCATCGACAGCGAGGAAGCGCAAGACGTGCTGCGCTGGCTGGCGGCGCTGGCCAACCCGCTCGACGGGGGCCTGGCGCGCGCCGCCTTTGCCACGCGCACCATCGGCCTGTCGCTGGGCGAGCTGGCGCGCCTGTCGAGCGATGAACTGGAGTGGGAGCGCCGGGTCGAGCAGCTGAAGGCCCTGCACCTGATCTGGCAGCGGCAGGGCGTGCTGGCCATGCTGCGCCGCTTCATCCA
This window of the Janthinobacterium agaricidamnosum genome carries:
- a CDS encoding LysR family transcriptional regulator codes for the protein MDVLAHMRVFRKVVERDSFSKAALDLNQSAAAISKQVRQLEARLGTLLLVRTTRRMSLSDGGRAYYLECCRLLDEVDALELATRGCTGKVAGRLRVNAPLSFGLKVLSPLLPDFMARYPDVKIEMTLDDRLRDVVGEGYDVSLRIRAALADSSLVARRLGDVEQMICAAPAYLARRGTPRQAQDLHGHDCLAYRLADSPGVWQLAGPEGPSSIVLPVRFSADSSLLLADMLVAGIGVGALPSFVAAPLLASGALVRVLSSHGMARRGVYALTPDGRHVQEKVRAFCDFLAGALQGG
- a CDS encoding CHASE domain-containing protein, whose product is MHTLSKGGAVSGFRIWAGGLLLALAVGGALYAGAARTVNDDAEQRFDNLTHGAQHSLITRVKSYSDLLRGLEALFRTSEHLTRRQFHDYVAGLDIVRQFPAIESVNYAAAVPSAQRPAFIEAVRRDTSLAPRGYPAFTIRPAGERPEYTVLTYLEPDSLLAERLGVDIGANPLVAQSLAQARDSGQVSASGQVIMIKGPPAHIGLGMRLPVYRNGMPQGSVAERRAAYQGSVGIGFGVAQLVHSALERSALEPLHLTLYSAADPLTASGPLSITPQDRLLFNDDGDLAAPPPQPGSDADYFDQVLPVAYQGGLWKAHFRVRKAELYSPFDRYFPWLALGVGVAGTLLIYGYIFTLYRSRRSAVAQRTLLDTVLDSVDAYVYMKDADLRYRYVNARTATILGRPAEQLIGRQDGELMLGDAAAAAQLTERQVFDSGAKFVGEERFVDAQGQVHHLWSVKVPLGLPGPVTGLIGLSTDVTELHRLKEQADAASQAKSDFLSNMSHEIRTPMNSIIGMAHLALKSVADARQRDYLQKIFHSGQHLLGLINDILDFSKIEAGKLELEVLDFRLDTLLANIASQLGDAAAVKGLALQFDIASELPQRWRGDPLRLEQVLLNLTSNAIKFSDNGSIFVRVRQSEERASHAMLRFEVQDRGIGMNQEEVAQLFRSFHQADPSTTRKYGGSGLGLVISKQLVELMGGKVGVYSQPGLGSTFWFTARLEKSAQGADERIAEVEPEVLGVIRGASILLVEDNIFSQQVGCELLEDAGATVCVACNGREALELLARQRYDCVLMDVQMPEMDGFEATRRIRADPKLAGLLVIAMTANAGSEDRARCLEAGMDEFVTKPIAPNLLFHLLAKWFRLRGGIGGIGRDRLAAAPTAPTAPPSDAAPESRDTAILDLATLALTFSNDAVKMRKYTQLFLDTARDGIAEMEQALALEDLGRLADLGHRSKSSALAVGAHAFAALCLSIEGLRLGGDMQQARALLAALGPALAQVAEQISMEFAASDAP
- the recC gene encoding exodeoxyribonuclease V subunit gamma, giving the protein MHTPVTPGLLILHGNQLEQLRAAVFQWLRQHPLAPLETDIFLVQSNGVAEWLKIALAEEMKVCAATRIALPARLLWESYRGMLGRERVPRVSPFDKSPLTWRLMRLLPSLLADPVFAPLRYFLADGDCERRLQLAERLADLFDQYQVYRADWLADWAAGRDQLRTARGEAIVLKEDQRWQAQLWRAVGQDVEALERDTGRADIHEAFLAAIAAGDAPLGKLPRRVVLFGVSALPYQTLQALAALARHTQVVLAVPNPCQFYWGDIIDGRDLLRAENKRQRQRNGTDLAHIPLEELHAHSHPLLASWGRQGRDFIRMLDEFDEHAQAEGRDDSLRIDLFGEETGETLLQQVQVAIRELRPLAEHEQMPPEAGDRSIEFHVAHSVQREVEVLHDQLLAMFAHSAETLLRPRDVVVMVPDIDTFTAAIHAVFGQYRRNDERFIPFEIGDVKDRSVNPLLVALEWLLQLPQQRCRQSEVRDLLDVPALAARFGLQPDDLATLGAWIEGAGVRWGLDQEHRAGLGLGAAGEQNAWIFGVRRMLLGYASGSGASFGGIEPYAEVGGLDAALAGSLAQLVEALLHWRTVLAGARTPAEWGAQARALLAAFFDADDEGDRLTLAQLEGALQGWLETCGHAGFVEPVPLSVLRVAWLGALDEPTLNHQFVSGGVTFCTLMPMRAVPFRVVCLLGMNDGDFPRRAQKADFDLLALPGMARPGDRSRRDDDRYLMLEALLAARDKLYVSWVGRNVRDNSEQPPSVLVSQLRDYLAAGWSLDRHLVSLTTEHALQPFSRRYFEADGLLTYAREWRVVHTDADAADADAQAAALPLGPYELDPGTRLKLGELASFLRQPVKYFFRRRLSVYFADAAMLGEDEEPFGLNALERYLLEDTMLDDGGAVEDIDDVRASLEARAARLAREGVLPIGLIGRQVQAQLVEALVPVRSAWLSLRASFPLAADKRAINLPFGEVQIDDWLDRLCSNGQETAWLMQISSKVTDKGGQARGDKLMLMWLRQLAAAALGFPVTGYLVARDAIVSMAPLDPASSRDALATLLALWREGMNHPLPTACKTGLALVQQGDPRAVYDGGFDISGERDELCLARLWPEFAALAAEEAWEDCTRELYGPLADWLQQHITIDPISAPDDGAGEEP
- the recB gene encoding exodeoxyribonuclease V subunit beta, with the protein product MTSHLLNPLAFPLHGSRLIEASAGTGKTWTIAALYVRLVLGHGDDDSRFTRPLLPADILVMTFTRAATRELSNRVRERLIEAAAYFRHESGIESGGGDPFLDALLESCPDESERQKAAHRLMLAAETMDEAAIFTIDAWCQRMLREHAFDSGSLFDEELVSDEQALFEDAAHDYWRQQVYPLPPQALDVLLACWPDVGALKKGARELARRADSMQMADEEPLSTLIAREQRALAAQLATLKAGWVERVDQMAAWINDHRAINPKCFNGVKMKPENLAKWFDGLRRWAQDPLLLLPAITAKAWERLTPFGIEDAFAKSFTAQVPECFQHTEALGIALAAITPLAHKLHLHAAAAIARRMDQLKRQSRQFGFADMLQRLHDALAGENGPALRQRIIDQYPLAMVDEFQDTAPAQYQIFNLLYRIADNDPALGLFLIGDPKQSIYGFRGADIQSYLAARRATAGRHYQLGTNYRSTAPLVAAVNQLFLHAERDEVPAGAFRYRKGGENPLPFEAVDAKGRDEYLVNAGGPLPALLAACASDEGLRGDGYREYFAQHCAEHIVAMLGDAQAGFAGPDGFTRLQPADIAVLVRDRKEAAAIRRALARRRVASVYLSDKDSVIDSEEAQDVLRWLAALANPLDGGLARAAFATRTIGLSLGELARLSSDELEWERRVEQLKALHLIWQRQGVLAMLRRFIHELRLPAMLLQQTGGERRLTNLLHLAELLQSASRQLDGEQALIRWLAEQIAGEGDNGDERVLRLESDAELVKVITVHKSKGLEYPLVYLPFAVTARKVDKRNRSFFDYADDKGERRLDLSLSDEAMAAVEEARIEEDLRLLYVALTRARHFLWLGVAAQAARKAGENTLHESALGYLLTGGDKLPAEQLLLRWQQVAGSCDAIYVSSLAQPDACTVLDRIERRPELRPAPVFVGEFERDWSVGSFTSLTRQIGAVAAAHVPQRALEETLLEDGTAVAVAAPMQMGDAPWHRFPRGSVPGNFLHEQLEWMGGEGFDGVHDANFDARLAARCERAGWGHRQEDAIAWLREIAVTPLPLLDASLSQLDSTLSEMEFWFPSEHLSTEALDKLCTRLLLDGAPRPALPRRQLHGMLKGFADLVIEREGRYWVLDYKSNALGANDAAYHTQALAAGMAQHRYDIQGAIYMLALHRLLKSRLGDAYDPAEHLGGAIFLFLRGIANADTHGCYWLAPQLELLDGLDQLLEETEHHAA